CCCGTAAACCGCATAGCGGAGCGCTTCCGCGGCGCCGTATTCCTCCAACAGCTTTTCGCGCGTGAGATAGAAATAGGGCGCTGGCCCGTCGAGCCCCGCGCGGATGTGCGTCATGTCTTGAACTTCTTTGATGGGACGCGCCGCGTAAAATGCGAACGGCGGTTTCAACACCGTTGCCTCGACCGTGTATCCTTGCGCAATCAGCCGCCCGCAGAGCACGCCCAGCTCTTTCGGTGAACGGCCGCCGGTATAATGGAAACCGCGCGTGAGCAGTCCCGCGGTCATCACGAGTGCCACCGCCACGGCGACGCGCGTGAATGGACTCGCCGCACGCCGCCGCCAAGGCAGATAGAGCACACCTATCGCCGTGCAAGCGAGAATTGCGGTTTCCGTGAATAGCACGGGGTGAAACTCGCCGAAAAACACCCAGGGGACCAGCCCGGCCGCGCCCACGGTCAGGATGCCCTGTACGAGCCGCCGCCACCAGTTCAAGTATGCGCTCCAGTGGGTTTCGCAGTTTCCCTCAACGTACAGCGCGAACTGGCGGCCCACCGGCATGAGCAGGAACGGGGCCGCGGGCAGCACGTACTTGTTCTCCTTGCCCGCGATGAGACAGAACGCGAATACGCTGAGCAGGCCCATGAGAAGACTGAAGCGGTAGAAACGGTCGCCTTCGTTCCAGCAACGCTGCGACAAGTGCAAGGGCAGCAGCAGGCCCCACGGCGCGAGGATGATCGGCAGCATGTACAAATAATAGAAGGGGCTGCCGGCATTGATCGCCGTCGCGCTGTGCGTGCGCTCGATTACCTGGTCCGACAGCAGCGCGCGGATATCCTCCCAACCGATGCGCTGCAGTACGAGCAAGGCCCAAGGCGCCGTGACCGCAATGCCGAGCGCGAGCACGACCAGCAGAAACGGCAGGCCGCGCAGAAGTTCTTTCCCCGCCGCGCGAATTCCGGTAATGGTCCAGATAGCGGCAAAGAGCGCGAGGGCCAGCGGAAAGGGTGTTGATATCCCGGCAAACCCGGCCAGCCAGAGCGCGACGGCGAGGGCAAATACGGCGAGCGTCCAGCGCGCGGGAGCGCGCAGCGAGAGTTGCGGCGTTTCCCGTGACGTAATGCCCCATGCCAGGAATGCGGCTATGACGAAGATGTAGGCGGGCGGCCCCTTGAGCAGGCTGGCCGCGCCCAGCGATACGCCGCCTGCCAGCGCGCAGCCGAGTGCGCGTGCGCGCGACGCCGCCTCGAGCGCGGCGTACAACGCCATGACGGTCAGGAACACCGCCAACGTCAGCGGCACATCCAGATTGGCCCAACGGGCGTTCAAGAGCACATACGGGGCAGAGGCGGTGGCCATGGCGGTCCAGCGCGCGGTCAGGTCGCCCGCGCGCCGTCTGAGACCTGCATACACGCAAACGCCGAGCAGGACGCCCGACAATGCCGTTGGCACGCGGCCCAGAAACTCCGAAGGGCCGTCTGCTGCCGCGTACAGCGCGGCAATCGCCCAGAACAGCAGGGGCGGCTTGTTGAGATACGGCTGCCCGTTCAACGTGGGGACGACATATTCGCTGTCGCGACACATCTCGGCGGGCGGTCCCGCGCGTTGCGCCTCGATATCGTCCCAGACGTCCATCCGCCCGAGTTCGAGAGACACGGCGAGGCCGATCAGGCAGGCCAGCAACAGCGCGAACCGGCCCGGTGATATCCGGGCGAGGAATTCGCCCGATATGCCCGGCGGCAATTGGGTTCTCGCGGGTGCGCTGCCGTTCACGCTCGACCCTTGCGGTTGCGGTTGTTGCCCTGGACGCATCATGGTCTGCGCCTCGGGCAATAGATCATGGCCCAAGAAGCCCGACGGTTCAAGCCGCTGTGGCGTTACCCCAATTCCACAAGCACTTCGTGGCGCCCCTCCGTCAGGTCGAGCCAGGCCGACCGGTGCGGCCTGCCGTCGATGCTGATGTGCTTGACCTTGCCCCGTCCTCGCCATGTGACCGCGTACACGGCGTGTTCGTGGCGCAGATTGAGCACGCGCGTGAGGGGGTAGTTGTCGATGGGGCGCGGCACACCGATGTGCCACCCCTGTTTTCCGTAGTCCAGGCCGTAATGCAGATGCAACACGATGCCGAAGTAGGGGCTGTTGTCGAGCAGGCGTCCCGCGGGCAGGCGCCGGGCGGCGGCGGTCAGTTCGGAGAAATCGTTGGGGCTCACCGGCACGTGGCCGCCGAAGGGCGCCTGGGTCAGCGGTATGCTCGAGTCCAGCGCATGTTCGAGCACGGCGTGCAGCAGGGTCGCCGCGTGGGGGATGTCATGCCGCAGCCGGACGCACACGTCCAGCAGCGTCATGAACGTGTCGCAGAGGTACGGCGGGTATTTTGGCGCGGCGCGGCCCCGGGCATACGTGCACTGGCTGTCGATCCAGTCGTAGGCCGTCTCGATCAGTTCGGGATTCTCCACCAGCCCGAGCCAGAACGGCACGACGTTCTCGTAGAGCGCGAAATCAGTCCAGGGCGTGCCGGTGCGGACGCGCCGCCCCGTTTGCCAGTTTTGACGGCGCGGGCCGATTTCCGCCGGTTCTCTGTAGTCCAGGTGATTGATGAAAATGCCGCGCTCCGGGTGCCATAGGCCGCCATACTCGTATGAGGTCAGGGCAGCCTGTTGCAGTGCCTCCGCTTCGCGCCGCCAGCGCGCCGCGTACGAGAACTGGCCGATGGCCTCTTCAATGAACGCTAGGCGGTTCAATGCGGCATAACACAACGCGGTGAAGTAGGGTTCCTTGCCGATCAGAATGCCCTGCGCATCCCATGTGCGCGCGGTAACCGGCAGTGGCTCATCGTGCGGCCGCAGCGACAACAGGTATTCCGCGCAGCGGCGCATGGGTTCCAGGTCGGCCCGTGCGCATATTTCGTCACGGTCGAGCGAGAAGCAGCGCCCCGCCATCATGAGCAGTTCCGCCACGGCATCGTCGTTCATGTGCGCGGCGGGCCATGCGGGGTCTTTGACGCT
The genomic region above belongs to Candidatus Hydrogenedentota bacterium and contains:
- a CDS encoding glycosyltransferase family 39 protein, which gives rise to MMRPGQQPQPQGSSVNGSAPARTQLPPGISGEFLARISPGRFALLLACLIGLAVSLELGRMDVWDDIEAQRAGPPAEMCRDSEYVVPTLNGQPYLNKPPLLFWAIAALYAAADGPSEFLGRVPTALSGVLLGVCVYAGLRRRAGDLTARWTAMATASAPYVLLNARWANLDVPLTLAVFLTVMALYAALEAASRARALGCALAGGVSLGAASLLKGPPAYIFVIAAFLAWGITSRETPQLSLRAPARWTLAVFALAVALWLAGFAGISTPFPLALALFAAIWTITGIRAAGKELLRGLPFLLVVLALGIAVTAPWALLVLQRIGWEDIRALLSDQVIERTHSATAINAGSPFYYLYMLPIILAPWGLLLPLHLSQRCWNEGDRFYRFSLLMGLLSVFAFCLIAGKENKYVLPAAPFLLMPVGRQFALYVEGNCETHWSAYLNWWRRLVQGILTVGAAGLVPWVFFGEFHPVLFTETAILACTAIGVLYLPWRRRAASPFTRVAVAVALVMTAGLLTRGFHYTGGRSPKELGVLCGRLIAQGYTVEATVLKPPFAFYAARPIKEVQDMTHIRAGLDGPAPYFYLTREKLLEEYGAAEALRYAVYGPVTNKDYLLLGNRDPLTLLGGGDP